The following proteins come from a genomic window of Amphiura filiformis chromosome 16, Afil_fr2py, whole genome shotgun sequence:
- the LOC140135772 gene encoding tubulin beta-4B chain-like: MREIVHLQAGQCGNQIGSKFWEVISDEHGVDPTGSYHGDSDLQLERINVYYNEATGGKYVPRAVLVDLEPGTMDSVRSGPFGQIFRPDNFVFGQSGAGNNWAKGHYTEGAELIDSVLDVVRKEAESCDCLQGFQLTHSLGGGTGSGMGTLLVSKIREEYPDRMMNTFSVVPSPKVSDTVVEPYNATLSVHQLVENTDESYCIDNEALYDICFRTLKLTTPTYGDLNHLVSVTMSGVTTCLRFPGQLNADLRKLAVNMVPFPRLHFFMPGFAPLTSRGSQQYRALTVPELTQQMFDAKNMMAACDPRHGRYLTVAAMFRGRMSMKEVDEQMLNIQNKNSSYFVEWIPNNVKTAVCDIPPRGLKMSATFIGNSTAIQELFKRISEQFTSMFRRKAFLHWYTGEGMDEMEFTEAESNMNDLVSEYQQYQDATAEEEGEFDEEEEEEDQD, from the exons ATGCGTGAAATCGTTCATCTACAAGCTGGCCAATGTGGCAACCAAATAGGCTCTAAG TTCTGGGAGGTTATCTCTGACGAACATGGCGTCGACCCAACTGGTAGCTACCATGGCGATTCTGATCTTCAACTAGAAAGAATCAACGTCTACTACAATGAAGCCACAGGTGGAAAGTACGTTCCTCGTGCTGTTCTGGTGGATCTGGAGCCTGGTACCATGGACTCTGTCCGATCAGGACCATTTGGGCAGATCTTCAGACCTGACAACTTTGTGTTTGGACAAAGTGGTGCTGGAAACAACTGGGCAAAGGGTCACTACACAGAAGGTGCTGAACTTATTGATTCTGTTCTTGATGTGGTACGAAAGGAAGCCGAAAGCTGCGATTGTTTGCAG GGATTCCAACTTACACATTCTCTTGGAGGAGGCACTGGCTCAGGTATGGGTACCCTGCTCGTCAGCAAGATCCGTGAAGAATATCCTGACCGAATGATGAACACGTTCAGCGTTGTCCCATCACCCAAAGTATCAGATACAGTGGTAGAGCCATACAACGCTACTCTCTCAGTTCACCAGCTTGTAGAAAACACAGATGAAAGTTATTGTATTGACAATGAAGCCTTGTATGACATTTGTTTCCGTACCCTCAAACTGACCACACCAACTTACGGTGATCTTAACCATCTTGTTTCTGTCACTATGAGCGGTGTGACCACCTGCTTAAGATTCCCAGGTCAGCTCAATGCTGATCTCCGTAAACTTGCTGTTAACATGGTGCCATTCCCACGTCTCCATTTCTTCATGCCTGGCTTTGCTCCTCTGACCAGCCGTGGTAGCCAGCAATATCGTGCTCTTACTGTTCCAGAGCTAACCCAGCAGATGTTTGATGCTAAGAACATGATGGCTGCATGCGATCCTCGTCATGGCCGCTACCTTACAGTTGCTGCTATGTTCCGTGGCCGCATGTCCATGAAGGAGGTTGATGAGCAAATGCTGaacatacaaaacaaaaacagtagTTACTTCGTAGAATGGATCCCCAACAACGTGAAAACTGCTGTCTGCGACATCCCACCTCGTGGCCTCAAGATGTCAGCGACCTTCATCGGCAACAGTACTGCCATCCAGGAGCTGTTCAAGCGTATCTCTGAGCAGTTCACCTCTATGTTCCGTCGTAAGGCTTTCTTGCATTGGTACACTGGTGAAGGTATGGATGAGATGGAGTTCACCGAGGCTGAGAGCAACATGAATGACTTGGTGTCTGAGTACCAACAATACCAGGACGCAACAGCAGAAGAAGAGGGAGAATTTGAcgaagaggaggaagaggaagatcAAGATTAA